The Leishmania major strain Friedlin complete genome, chromosome 28 genome includes a region encoding these proteins:
- a CDS encoding putative proteasome regulatory non-ATP-ase subunit 2 encodes MVQGLSSAKAVLALLSEAENLVVLFALKRLSSLMDTFWHEVSAKLPLIEELAASEKLADETRRLASLVASQVYFHLGDYSNSVKHALAAGTAFDATTRSLFTDTILSRCIDTYVAYQETPESERAELPPKLEELFVSLTKSWVMENETMADLKEMVGFTVRAFRLDFLEKVLRQALSRTHSAEILNFTFYVANVLLQDITFRRKVLRLLADLYTDGLSTIDYYSLAHCLLFLGDVEATSNLICGLWRGGSRMVAFQLAFDLFEYGNQEYLSGVVAHLDKQLGVAEQALEVQPAPSTSDAAGDASGAPAAAAVPESAEQKLLSVLSGQVTTNLNVKYLYSRCVADVYVLAHIKKMTDPRSSVIHNATVVANAFMYSGTTMDGFLRDNMKWLGAAQHWAKFTAVASTGAIHRGHTEEAMRVLEQYLPKGPSVPTLPYQEAGALYALGLIYSPLGATRDRRTIQYLEENLQKFSTNVQMVHGASLGIGLTAMGLQDEGLYDALFTCVTGMDAVAAEGASVGVGMLMLGSGNDIVLQSLKNVAYEENQKEKVIRGVCMAMALINLGREDEALPLAEELLESGDPWVRLGGCFVLGLAYAGTENAKTIEKLLSVTVKDMSDDVRRTAVTMVGFLTFKDPNLCLDLIRVLVDSYSPHVRYGVAMALAVSAAGTGNAAVIDVLWDMLEDIVDYVRQGAAMALAMVMVQLTEKENPRVKDFRLLLEKKIEDRNEGRCSKFGYVLASGLLDAGGRNCTFALHKQRHRLDKAVVGVFMFLQYWYWYPYLLMITLAMQPTCIIGLNESLELPEYTFKSNAPPSTYAVPKSVLQEKRVKTSEVQAVVLSTTRKEEELRQRRHQGPGSSGLTAGASATGAPGGDGGVAEAGSKRGGNKDGGGACGEAAEQEPAFEILHNPARVTAHQFSVISHDVDVRYVPLKPKPMGICLLRDTKPEMGAEVLVAPVVLSDRDEAPVPEPFSYP; translated from the coding sequence ATGGTGCAGGGGTTGTCCTCCGCGAAGGCCGTGCTGGCGCTACTGAGCGAGGCGGAGAACCTTGTCGTGCTTTTTGCACTCAAGCGGCTCTCGTCCTTGATGGACACGTTCTGGCACGAGGTCAGTGCGAAGCTGCCCCTCATCGAGGAACTTGCCGCCTCCGAGAAGCTGGCGGATGAgacgcgccgcctcgcgtcTCTTGTCGCGTCGCAGGTGTACTTCCACCTCGGCGACTACAGCAACTCGGTAAAACATGCGctcgccgccggcaccgccttcGACGCGACGACGCGGTCACTCTTTACGGACACGATCTTGAGCCGCTGTATTGACACGTATGTGGCATACCAGGAGACGCCGGAGAGCGAGCgggcggagctgccgccaaagctggaggagctcttTGTCTCTCTGACCAAGTCATGGGTGATGGAGAACGAGACCATGGCGGACTTGAAGGAGATGGTCGGCTTCACCGTGCGTGCGTTCCGGCTGGACTTCctggagaaggtgctgcgccaggcGCTGAGCAGGACGCACTCGGCTGAGATTCTGAACTTCACCTTCTACGTGGCGAACGTGCTGCTGCAAGACATCACGTTCCGCCGCAAGGTGCTCCGTCTGCTTGCGGATCTGTACACAGATGGTCTCTCCACTATCGACTACTACTCCCTGGCTCACTGCCTGCTGTTCCTTGGCGATGTGGAGGCGACCTCGAACCTTATTTGTGGCTTGTggaggggcggcagcaggatGGTCGCCTTCCAGCTAGCTTTTGACCTCTTTGAGTATGGCAACCAGGAGTATCTCTCTGGCGTCGTCGCCCATTTGGACAAGCAGCTTGGggtggcggagcaggcgctggaggtgcagcCGGCCCCGAGTACCTctgacgctgccggcgaTGCATCTggcgcaccggcagcggcggcggtgccggagtCGGCGGAGCAGAAGCTGCTCTCCGTTCTCAGTGGTCAGGTGACGACGAACCTGAACGTAAAGTACCTTTACTCTcgctgcgtcgccgacgTGTACGTGCTGGCGCATATTAAGAAGATGACGGACCCACGCAGCTCTGTTATTCACAacgcgacggtggtggcgaacGCGTTCATGTACAGCGGCACCACGATGGACGGCTTCTTGCGCGACAACATGAAGTGGctcggcgctgcgcagcactgGGCCAAGTTCACTGCTGTCGCCAGCACTGGTGCCATTCACCGTGGTcacacggaggaggcgatgcgggtGCTGGAGCAGTACCTGCCGAAGGGCCCAAgcgtgccgacgctgccgtacCAGGAGGCAGGTGCGCTGTACGCGCTCGGCCTCATCTACTCCCCGCTCGGCGCCACGCGTGACCGCAGGACTATCCAGTACCTTGAAGAGAACTTGCAGAAATTCTCGACAAACGTGCAGATGGTCCACGGTGCCTCGCTCGGCATCGGCCTCACGGCGATGGGGCTGCAGGACGAGGGCCTCTACGACGCCCTCTTCACGTGCGTGACGGGCATggacgcggtggcggccgagGGCGCGTCCGTTGGCGTCGGCATGCTCatgctcggcagcggcaacgacaTTGTCTTGCAGAGTCTCAAGAACGTCGCCTACGAAGAGAACCAAAAGGAGAAGGTCATACGTGGCGTGTGCATGGCCATGGCGCTCATCAACCTTGGCCGCGAAGACGAGGCGCTCCCGTtggcggaggagctgctcgagAGTGGTGACCCGTGGGTGCGCCTGGGCGGCTGCTTCGTGCTCGGTCTGGCCTACGCCGGCACCGAGAACGCCAAGACGATTGAGAAGCTGCTCAGCGTCACGGTGAAGGACATGTCCGACGACGTTCGCCGCACCGCTGTGACCATGGTCGGCTTCCTGACCTTCAAGGACCCGAACCTGTGCCTCGATCTGATTCGCGTGCTCGTGGATAGCTACAGTCCGCACGTACGCTACGGTGTAGCGATGGCACTGGCTGTGAGCgcggccggcaccggcaacgccgccgtcatcgaCGTGCTGTGGGACATGCTGGAGGACATTGTCGACTACGTGCGCCAGGGCGCCGCGATGGCGCTTGCCATGGTTATGGTGCAGCTGACAGAAAAGGAGAACCCGAGGGTGAAGGATTTCCGCCTGTTGTTGGAGAAGAAGATCGAGGACCGTAACGAGGGACGCTGCTCCAAATTCGGCTACGTGCTTGCTTCCGGCCTGCTCGACGCGGGCGGCCGCAACTGCACCTTTGCCCTGCAcaagcagcgccaccgcctcgacAAGGctgtcgtcggcgtcttcatGTTCCTGCAGTACTGGTACTGGTACCCGTACTTGCTCATGATCACGCTGGCCATGCAGCCCACGTGCATTATTGGTCTGAACGAGTCGCTGGAGCTACCCGAGTACACGTTCAAGTCCAACGCCCCTCCCAGCACCTACGCCGTGCCCAagtcggtgctgcaggagaaGAGGGTGAAGACGTCCGAAGTGCAGGCGGTCGTGCTGTCCACGAcgcgcaaggaggaggagctgcggcagcgccgtcaccagGGGCCTGGAAGCTCGGGGTTgaccgccggcgcctccgcgACTGGCGCGcctggcggtgatggcggggTTGCTGAGGCGGGCAGCAAGAGGGGCGGCAAcaaggacggcggcggcgcgtgtggcgaggcggcggagcaggaaCCGGCCTTTGAGATCCTGCACAACCCAGCGCGTGTGACGGCGCATCAGTTTTCCGTCATTTCGCATGACGTAGACGTGCGGTACGTACCGCTGAAGCCGAAGCCGATGGGCATCTGCCTCTTGAGGGACACGAAGCCTGAGATGGGTGCCGAGGTGCTGGTAGCGCCTGTGGTGCTGTcggaccgcgacgaggccCCTGTGCCGGAGCCCTTCTCCTACCCGTAG
- a CDS encoding putative DNA topoisomerase III has product MGRNVLMVAEKPSLAESIATILSNGSCSRRTRALPVYEYPGNFMGSPAYFKVTSTTGHVFSCDFTSQHQNWDRTDEEQLFTAPITWKDTSGKVTHHLEHEAQGCDTLVLWLDCDREGENICFEVMQVVRREIYSHHNIFRAHFSAITAEEIFQAFRNLGKPNKNISDAVTCRQELDLKVGVAFTRFQTKYFQGKYGDLDASVISYGPCQTPTLGFCVQRHDEILNFKPENFWRLVPVASRGGALLQFEWDRGRLFDETMARLILQRITKNGKVATVVNVSVSNDTRPRPTGLNTVDLMKIASRALGIGPHYVMSIAENLYIRGYISYPRTESTAYPSSFNLAGTLAQQKNHSMWGAYVTTLLQQGHARPKAGKDAGDHPPITPMRSASPGELSGDEWRIFEYITRHFIASVSPDCRLIKTKITIELGGELFSISGKVVEDPGFTEIMPHARVEDDRMPTGVHKGDSFQLSDVRLQAGQTQPPSYLTESDLIGLMEKNGIGTDASISTHVNNIVERGYCSVQAGRVMKPSKLGIVLIHGIKAIDPELVLPLVRSRVEEYVTHIAEGRAQLDDVLSYSLDLFFAKFKFFKEHIDVFDALMGASFSAISAAGKPITRCGNCMRYLKHLDTRPQRLYCPYCEVTFALPQGGAIKPYSSFTCPIDNFELVICHIEGGKSFPICPHCYNNPPFEDMRPAIQHHDRGYGGGAATTMAPSTRHMACDECRHPTCEHSLATNYVCDCVDGSCAGSMAFVPRTAGQWKVCCNKCPMMIKLPPTAQRVYVTSEECSECAANCLDIMFPEGKSVLPNRKDRIVACIFCHPGLSPLCEEVRGRIGNFRRIGGAAAGGRGGRGGRGRGRGRGRGNREDRR; this is encoded by the coding sequence ATGGGCCGCAATGTGTTGATGGTGGCTGAGAAGCCGTCGCTGGCAGAGAGCATCGCGACGATCTTGAGCAACGGAAGTTGCTCCCGCCGCACCcgtgcgctgccggtgtACGAGTACCCGGGCAACTTCATGGGTAGTCCCGCCTACTTCAAGGTGACGAGCACTACCGGCCACGTCTTTTCGTGCGACTTCACCTCTCAGCATCAAAACTGGGATCGCACAGATGAGGAGCAGCTCTTCACCGCGCCGATCACGTGGAAGGACACGTCGGGGAAGGTGACCCACCACCTTGAGCATGAGGCGCAAGGCTGTGACACACTGGTGCTGTGGCTCGACTGTGATCGTGAGGGGGAGAATATTTGTTTTGAGGTGATGCAGGTCGTGCGGCGCGAGATCTACAGCCACCACAACATCTTCCGCGCGCACTTCTCGGCCATCACGGCGGAGGAGATTTTCCAGGCCTTCCGCAATCTCGGGAAGCCGAACAAGAACATCAGCGACGCGGTGACGTGTCGGCAGGAACTGGACCTGAAGGTCGGCGTCGCCTTCACCCGGTTTCAAACCAAGTACTTCCAGGGCAAGTACGGCGACTTGGATGCCAGCGTCATCAGCTACGGCCCGTGCCAAACGCCGACGCTCGGCTTCTGCGTGCAGCGCCATGACGAGATCCTCAACTTCAAGCCGGAGAACTTTTGGCGTCTCGTCCCGGTCGCctcacgcggcggcgcactgctgcagtTTGAATGGGATCGTGGGCGCCTCTTCGACGAGACGATGGCACGGCTGATCCTTCAGCGCATCACCAAGAACGGTAAGGTGGCCACCGTCGTCAACGTGTCTGTCAGCAACGACACACGTCCGCGGCCGACCGGCCTCAACACAGTGGATCTCATGAAGATTGCAAGCAGGGCCCTTGGCATCGGTCCCCACTACGTGATGAGCATCGCCGAGAACCTGTACATCCGCGGCTATATTTCGTACCCTCGTACCGAATCCACGGCATACCCGTCATCTTTCAACCTTGCCGGCACCCTTGCTCAGCAGAAAAACCACTCCATGTGGGGGGCCTACGTaacgacgctgctgcagcaaggGCACGCGCGCCCCAAGGCAGGCAAGGACGCTGGCGATCACCCGCCGATCACGCCgatgcgcagcgcgtcgccCGGCGAGCTCTCCGGGGATGAGTGGCGCATCTTCGAGTACATCACGCGGCACTTTATCGCCTCCGTGTCACCAGACTGCCGGCTAATCAAGACCAAGATCACGATCGAGCTTGGCGGTGAGCTTTTTAGCATCTCGGGAAAAGTGGTGGAGGACCCCGGCTTCACGGAGATCATGCCGCACGCCCGCGTCGAGGACGACAGAATGCCGACCGGCGTCCACAAGGGCGACTCCTTCCAGCTGTCCGATGTGCGGCTGCAGGCGGGGcagacgcagccgccgtcgtACCTGACGGAGTCGGACCTGATTGGGCTGATGGAGAAGAATGGTATCGGAACCGACGCGTCCATCTCCACCCACGTCAACAACATTGTGGAGCGCGGCTACTGCAGCGTGCAGGCAGGGCGTGTCATGAAGCCATCAAAGCTTGGCATTGTGCTTATCCACGGCATCAAGGCTATCGACCCGGAactggtgctgccgcttgtGCGCAGTCGCGTGGAGGAGTATGTCACCCACATCGCCGAGGGTCGCGCGCAGCTCGACGACGTGCTCAGCTACTCGCTCGACCTCTTCTTCGCTAAGTTTAAGTTCTTCAAAGAGCACATAGACGTTTTTGACGCCCTCATGggcgcctccttctccgccatCTCCGCCGCCGGGAAGCCGATTACGCGGTGCGGCAACTGCATGCGCTACCTGAAGCACCTGGATACCCGTCCCCAGCGGCTCTACTGCCCGTACTGCGAGGTGACGttcgcgctgccgcagggcGGCGCCATTAAGCCGTACTCCAGCTTCACGTGCCCCATCGACAACTTCGAGCTCGTCATCTGCCACATCGAAGGCGGCAAGTCCTTTCCCATCTGCCCTCATTGCTACAACAACCCGCCGTTTGAGGACATGCGCCCCGCCATACAGCACCACGACCGCGGGTACGGCGGAggggcagcgacgacgatggcaCCGTCCACGCGGCACATGGCGTGCGACGAGTGCCGCCACCCCACGTGCGAGCACTCCCTCGCCACGAACTACGTGTGCGACTGCGTGGACGGCTCCTGCGCCGGCAGCATGGCCTTCGTTCCCCGGACGGCTGGTCAGTGGAAGGTGTGCTGCAACAAGTGCCCCATGATGATCAAGCTGCCTCCGACAGCGCAGCGAGTGTACGTCACCTCCGAGGAGTGCTCCGAATGCGCCGCCAACTGCCTCGACATCATGTTCCCCGAGGGCAAGAGCGTCTTGCCCAACCGCAAGGATCGCATTGTCGCGTGCATCTTCTGCCATCCAGGCCTGAGCCCGCTCTGCGAGGAAGTGCGCGGCCGCATAGGTAACTTCCGCCGCatcggtggcgctgctgctggtggtcggggcggccgtggcggccgtggaCGCGGACGTGGTCGTGGGCGTGGCAACCGCGAGGATCGCAGGTGA
- a CDS encoding putative protein kinase: MMDNAGEQLRIVDSTLKRTTPRNCLWYSLVCEGDGFCVLQRPYVAFTLRERLVARPVWTAQEKLCIVYQLLEAVAHLHETYGLTHGDIKPNNVLVQSTGVLLLSDMALFKPCQMPLDSPLLFDYYYDTDENRACFVAPEKFSDQPLPTPPPESKTRGSATYNVSNVNFDGHTASMDVFSTACVVLFLYKEEDPLTLSQVLSLRHLANAEAREAFVAPVLRDANVPAALHPLLLPMLCATAEERPSARELVNRGLQQRIFPASLPYLYESVLPRLLTTAPDTRLVLLHNQLEAVLQRCEVLDMTPEGSGGTSSTAEIEVAASAEAVGADAADLAAVVSPSRQLAVSLLLPLLLQTLHSTCTSDEAAYRGLLCLRRCASYCSFTCLVDAVLPHVLFYVNNDAHVYGPSTRLMALRLLSSISEVIARHLTLGSPQRLGGAVTTSRDAAAAKPGDTGEGSAVPEEQWALMEHLVLPCLYGVLRQAEQESTAVLVEVASRLPRLLLLARYITERRQLLYGADAVMTQSTTVESRSGTQGHRARQTGEAAHEQQSRHDPLHGQPHRQASRHLSPNKGGEEGDRVKAVAAPSSTSMSPSPLPPPRSSSDALYSSPTEVAILCEQSVSGGTRARLVPAARHTEAGKSANEVSDADGENAGDLHGASAAGTQQYLTQLHCLLTNGWGMLQILYNHPCVAVVVEVMQQSSSTVAAFLGEERVTEDLIPLLTTALAAPLRVQRLLYSQAILLHALLQRPSTKTLRLFVDEGLRHTDDVCLNRTLHSLAVVVRSRRLPLEETMALVHQTLPMLVESRLWLREAACGVVEAAAQTYSASDIALHLEYAVRPLLMLPVPLAHLRHYAATVIRAELTMPFMSLGGTAGPTSCSYVSSAPLRERASVTGSACLLGEDIFEDDEPMNQLLENGTGGGDGRRGRPGQWRGFEYGGGNGGTFPNVLPEVVAVTDSDASAPPPALLHGLPLPEALSSSVPGSRTSHEASIAEPAVTAQHIRSATDMCAVADDGGDSDGMALVYRPAAREVARVQLEGHSLSLHLPASSAALPVQGCQLPTPPHRRDVSPLPATLPPPSGVSRCSLKGGDGRVLHGRVTPPSLTSSAAAASTAVPSSSSASCSALRPTAAALSSVSAHMGAIYAAAPSPSANGIVISAGARGEAFVWQVAASHTSTARARELCLVERVAAATSKAGVHTYTACQWISVPGQRRDFTLASVPASASCSLVAFASTDGAVRVLDVEQNAWVSSTVVGGALEGGLTGLALQDRASLLVTTAAGGLHVVDTRCRGWGRADDEESAVGSTASVWHTRLNPLDGAPSCVCPLYTGDRACAAAVGTYGGAVCLYDLRYQLCAQRVVLVDDEAGLLSASALASVRLSITTACVDPLSTLCQSCRPSSWEPETAAGPSLLLGTTGGTVYRLLLQSASYWPAFQCCRNGGGAIRTMLTQPTHGCVFTGSEDGYIRSWSTDRPETSHTLVCALYRSPTYTVVRTGAAERALAANLVRGDAVAPPGSNGSKGLASLTVREGSDIRHGGCALPRHAPDAILALCAVRMTTTSLASWGPSNSGSGGGGEPCYLLSGSRDGTLTLWDNDPERL; encoded by the coding sequence ATGATGGACAACGCCggtgagcagctgcgcatcgtcGACTCGACACTGAAGCGCACGACTCCACGCAACTGCCTGTGGTACAGCCTTGTCTGCGAGGGCGACGGCTtctgtgtgctgcagcggccctACGTCGCCTTCACGCTTCGTGAGCGTCTCGTGGCCCGCCCTGTGTGGACGGCGCAGGAGAAGCTCTGTATCGTTTATCAGCTGTtagaggcggtggcgcacctGCACGAGACCTACGGCCTCACGCACGGCGACATCAAACCGAACAACGTCCTCGTGCAGAGCaccggcgtgctgctgctgtctgaCATGGCTCTTTTCAAGCCATGCCAGATGCCGCTCGACAGCCCGCTGCTGTTCGACTACTACTACGACACGGACGAGAACAGGGCGTGCTTCGTGGCACCCGAGAAGTTCAGCGACCAGCCGCTgcccacgccaccgccggagAGCAAGACGCGGGGCAGTGCAACCTACAATGTGAGCAACGTCAACTTCGATGGCCACACGGCCTCGATGGACGTCTTCTCGACGGCATGCGTCGTGCTGTTCCTTTACAAGGAAGAAGATCCGCTGACACTGTCGCAGGTGCTgagcctgcgccacctgGCCAACGCCGAGGCCCGCGAAGCGTTTGTGGCGCCCGTTCTGCGCGACGCCAACGTGCCCGCTGCGCTgcatccgctgctgctgccgatgctgtgcgccaccgcggAGGAGCGACCGTCCGCGCGCGAGCTGGTGAACCGCGGGCTGCAACAGCGCATCTTTCCCGCCTCGCTCCCTTACCTGTACGAGTCCGTGCTGCCTCGCCTCCTCACCACAGCTCCAGACACGCGGCTGGTACTCCTCCACAAccagctggaggcggtgctgcagagaTGCGAGGTGCTAGACATGACGCCAGAAGGTAGCGGTGGCACGTCGTCGACGGCTGAGATTGAGGTAGCGGCGTCCGCTGAAGCGGTGGGCGCCGATGCAGCTGACTTGGCGGCGGTTGTGTCCCCATCTCGGCAGCTGGCCGTGTCTCTCCTTCTACCTCTTCTTCTTCAAACCTTGCACAGCACCTGCACGAGCGACGAGGCGGCTTACCGCGGCCTGCTCTGCTTGCGTCGTTGCGCGTCGTACTGCAGCTTCACCTGCCTAGTGGACGCAGTGTTACCACACGTGCTGTTTTACGTGAACAACGATGCCCACGTCTACGGACCGTCCACGCGCCTCATGGCGCTTCGGCTGCTCAGCTCTATCTCGGAAGTCATCGCGCGTCACCTCACGCTcgggtcgccgcagcgcttgGGTGGCGCCGTGACAACTTCGCGCGATGCGGCCGCTGCGAAGCCCGGCGACACGGGAGAGGGCTCTGCCGTACCAGAGGAGCAGTGGGCACTCATGGAACATCTTGTGCTGCCGTGCCTGTACGGCGTCCTACGgcaggcggagcaggagtccacggcggtgctggtggaggTGGCAAGTCGGCTGCCGCGACTGCTGCTCCTGGCACGCTACATCacggagcggcggcagctcttATACGGGGCCGATGCGGTGATGACGCAGTCAACTACGGTTGAGAGTCGGTCTGGCACACAAGGGCACCGTGCCCGGCAAACGGGAGAGGCTGCGCATGAGCAGCAGAGTCGCCACGACCCACTGCACGGGCAACCGCACCGCCAGGCCAGCCGGCATCTCTCTCCGAACAagggaggcgaggagggTGACAGGGTGaaagcggtggcagcgccaaGTTCGACGTCGATgtcaccatcgccgctgccgccgccccgcagcagcagtgacgcGCTCTACTCCAGCCCCACCGAGGTTGCCATCCTGTGCGAGCagagcgtcagcggcggTACGCGGGCGAGGTTGGTCCCGGCAGCGCGCCACACTGAAGCTGGCAAGTCGGCGAACGAGGTGAGCGATGCAGATGGAGAGAATGCAGGCGACTTGCACGgtgccagcgctgctggcacGCAGCAGTACCTCACCCAGCTCCACTGCCTCCTGACGAACGGCTGGGGCATGTTGCAGATATTGTACAACCACCCatgcgtcgccgtcgtcgtggaGGTCATGCAGCAGTCTtccagcaccgtcgccgcctttCTGGGTGAGGAGCGGGTGACAGAGGACCTGATACCTCTCCTCACCACGGCCctggctgcgccgctgcgggtgcAGAGGCTGCTCTATTCACAAGCCATCCTGCTGCACGCCCTGCTCCAGCGTCCGTCGACAAAGACGCTTCGGCTGTTTGTGGACGAAGGCCTGCGGCACACGGACGACGTGTGCCTCAACAGAACCCTGCACAGCCTCGCAGTTgtggtgcgcagccgcaggctgccgctggaggagACGATGGCACTTGTCCACCAGACCCTGCCGATGCTGGTGGAGAGCCGTTTgtggctgcgcgaggcggcgtgCGGCGTCGTTGAGGCGGCTGCACAGACCTACTCGGCGAGCGACATTGCACTGCATCTCGAGTACGCcgtgcggccgctgctgatgctgccgGTGCCTCTGGCACACCTGCGCCACTACGCCGCCACGGTCATCCGGGCTGAGCTGACTATGCCGTTCATGTCCTTGGGTGGCACGGCGGGGCCGACGTCGTGCAGCTacgtcagcagcgcgccgttgAGGGAAAGGGCGTCCGTCACCGGCTCAGCTTGCTTGCTAGGTGAGGACATCTTTGAGGATGATGAGCCGATGAACCAGTTGCTGGAAAatggcaccggcggcggtgatgggcGACGCGGTCGCCCAGGGCAGTGGCGAGGCTTCGAATACGGAGGGGGCAACGGAGGCACCTTCCCGAATGTGTTGCCGGAGGTTGTGGCGGTGACCGACTCTgatgcgtcggcgccgccaccggcgcttTTGCACGGGCTCCCGTTGCCTGAGGCTTTGTCGTCATCGGTGCCAGGATCGAGGACGTCCCATGAGGCGAGCATCGCGGAGCCTGCAGTGACCGCGCAGCACAtccgcagcgccaccgacATGTGCGCTGTCGCCGATGATGGCGGTGACTCGGACGGCATGGCACTTGTCTACCGGCCCGCCGCGCGAGAGGTTGCGCGGGTGCAGCTTGAAGGTCACTCCCTGTCGCTGCACCTCCCAGCTTCttccgcggcgctgccagtGCAGGGTTGTCAACTCCCGACTCCGCCACACCGCAGGGACGtatcgccgctgcccgccacgctgccgccgccctcagGCGTGAGTCGGTGCAGCCTCAAAGGCGGTGATGGGCGCGTCTTGCACGGTCGAGTGACACCACCCTCCCTGACCtcatcagcggcagcggctaGCACCGCGGTGCCGTCTTCCTCCTCAGCATCTTGCTCGGCGTTGCGccccactgccgctgcactcAGCTCCGTCAGCGCTCACATGGGGGCCATCTACGCAGCGGCGCCCTCGCCGTCAGCCAACGGGATCGTGATATCGGCCGGGGCACGAGGTGAAGCTTTTGTGTGGCAGgtcgccgcgtcgcacaCGAGCACAGCTCGCGCGCGTGAGCTGTGCTTGGTGGAGCGagtcgcggcggcgacgtctAAGGCGGGGGTGCACACCTACACGGCGTGCCAGTGGATCAGTGTGCCAGGTCAGCGGCGAGACTTCACGCTCGCCTCCGTGCCCGCCTCGGCTTCCTGCTCGTTGGTGGCCTTTGCGAGCACCGATGGCGCGGTGAGAGTGCTGGACGTGGAACAGAATGCGTGGGTATCGTCCACCGTTGTCGGTGGCGCTCTGGAGGGCGGGCTGACcgggctggcgctgcaggatCGAGCATCGCTGCTTGTGACGACCGCGGCTGGCGGCCTTCACGTTGTGGACACGCGGTGCCGAGGCTGGGGCcgtgcagacgacgaggagtCAGCCGTGGGCTCGACCGCCTCAGTGTGGCACACCCGACTCAATCCACTCGACGGTGCACCGAGCTGCGTGTGCCCGCTCTACACGGGCGACAgggcgtgcgctgcagccgtcggcacctacggcggcgctgtgtgCCTGTACGACTTGCGTTATCAACTTTGCGCGCAACGGGTGGTTCTTGTTGATGACGAGGCAGGGCTACTGTCAGCGTCGGCTCTTGCTTCAGTGCGGCTGTCCATCACGACGGCGTGCGTGGATCCCTTGTCTACGCTATGTCAGAGCTGCCGCCCATCGTCTTGGGAGCCGGAGACAGCGGCGGGGCCGAGTCTGCTTCTCGGCACAACCGGGGGCACGGTgtatcgcctcctcctccagagCGCCAGCTACTGGCCTGCGTTTCAGTGTTGTCGcaacggtggcggtgccATACGCACGATGTTGACGCAGCCCACGCACGGCTGCGTCTTCACCGGCAGCGAGGACGGGTATATTCGGAGCTGGTCAACTGACCGCCCAGAGACGTCCCACACTCTGGTGTGCGCGCTGTACCGATCTCCGACATACACCGTGGTGCGCACTGGTGCCGCGGAGCGGGCGCTGGCAGCGAATCTTGTGCGTGGCGACGCAGTTGCCCCACcgggcagcaacggcagcaagGGGCTTGCTTCCCTCACCGTGCGCGAAGGCAGCGACAtccgccacggcggctgcgctctTCCGCGACACGCCCCGGATGCGATCCTCGCCTTGTGTGCTGTGCGCATGACCACCACGTCCTTGGCGTCTTGGGGTCCCAGCAacagtggcagcggtggaggaggtgagccATGCTATCTGCTCTCTGGATCCCGCGACGGCACGCTGACGCTTTGGGACAACGACCCTGAACGGCTCTGA